One Stigmatopora argus isolate UIUO_Sarg chromosome 12, RoL_Sarg_1.0, whole genome shotgun sequence genomic window carries:
- the trnau1apb gene encoding tRNA selenocysteine 1-associated protein 1-like, translating to MFNRQTSLWMGDLDPYMDENFVKQAFGAMGETPCGVKIITHKLTGGSAGYCFVELADEESVDRCVQRLNGKLVPGSNPPRKFKINFATYGKRPEPGPEFSVFVGDLPTEVTDGQLHEVFKSFPSCKGAKVVTDQQGCSRGYGFVKFGEESEQKKAIEECQGTMLGGKALRLSLAVAKSQKTTTWVNQSQNYQSSYSQPSSNYYGNPNGGDQGYYSQWGNYDQYGGYNSGYNSGYNSGYNSGYNSSYNYNYGQYGYPPPNPMVPPPPIGVPPPSFDVTGGMQGQEDNGDGEDNSEVPFQECDVEQWNTDIVQRSEELYDALMDCHWEPLDSFDSTIPLLFDKVN from the exons ATGTTTAACAGACAAACGAGTCTATGGATGGGTGAT TTGGACCCATACATGGACGAGAACTTTGTCAAACAGGCCTTTGGTGCAATGGGAGAGACACCGTGCGGAGTCaaaataatcactcacaagTTAACAGG CGGTTCTGCGGGATACTGCTTTGTGGAGCTCGCTGATGAAGAAAGTGTTGACCGGTGTGTTCAAAGACTCAATGGAAAACTGGTTCCTGGATCAAACCCG CCACGGAAGTTTAAGATAAACTTTGCCACCTACGGAAAACGTCCTGAGCCAGG GCCGGAGTTCTCAGTGTTTGTGGGTGACTTGCCCACTGAGGTGACTGACGGCCAACTCCACGAAGTCTTTAAGAGCTTTCCCTCCTGCAAGGGAGCCAAAGTAGTTACAGACCAACAAGGCTGCTCCAG AGGATACGGCTTTGTCAAGTTTGGCGAAGAAAGTGAGCAGAAGAAGGCTATCGAGGAATGTCAGGGCACAATGCTTGGGGGAAAGGCATTGCGACTCAGTTTGGCTGTGGCAAAAAG CCAGAAGACAACCACTTGGGTGAACCAGAGTCAGAATTACCAAAGCAGCTACAGTCAACCGTCATCCAATTATTATGGGAATCCCAATGGAGGGGATCAAGGTTACTACTCTCAGTGGGGGAATTACGATCAATACGGAGGCTACAATAGTGGATACAATAGCGGGTACAATAGCGGATACAATAGCGGATATAACAGTAGCTACAACTACAACTATGGCCAATATGGATACCCCCCACCCAACCCTATGGTGCCACCACCTCCCATTGGTGTACCTCCACCTTCTTTTGATGTAACAGGAGGTATGCAG GGCCAAGAAGACAATGGCGATGGTGAGGATAATTCAGAAG TGCCATTCCAAGAATGTGATGTGGAACAGTGGAACACAGATATTGTTCAGCGCAGCGAGGAACTCTATGATGCCTTAATGGACTGTCACTGGGAACCATTAGACTCCTTTGACTCGACAATACCATTGCTTTTTGATAAAGTCAATTAG